In one Antennarius striatus isolate MH-2024 chromosome 1, ASM4005453v1, whole genome shotgun sequence genomic region, the following are encoded:
- the srgn gene encoding serglycin codes for MKLIAFLIISCLAFHTGKGAPRRAVYKFVKCNPEGNQANCITHKSAKMAWSPELPTKLPAADALYLKAKPVEEEHPLREEKEKKEEEAGVKKDKKETLKIEDLESHTSAYYEGSGLGDLSEDRPIVNAESETGSGGLWEKEDVVQNKALDVIIRNWMYRKAKPEEWEMREEQFLKL; via the exons ATGAAACTGATTGCGTTCCTCATCATCTCCTGTCTCGCCTTTCATACCGGAAAGG GAGCACCGAGAAGGGCTGTGTATAAGTTTGTGAAATGTAACCCTGAGGGCAACCAGGCCAACTGCATAACTCACAAAAGTGCAAAAATGGCGTGGAGTCCAGAGCTGCCAACCAAACTTCCTGCTGCAGATGCACTCTATCT AAAGGCAAAGCCTGTTGAGGAAGAGCATCCACTcagggaggagaaagagaagaaggaagaggaggcgggGGTTAAAAAGGACAAGAAGGAAACACTGAAAATTGAAGACCTGGAGTCACATACTTCTGCATATTATGAAGGTTCTGGACTTGGCGATCTGTCAGAAGACCGCCCCATTGTGAATGCTGAAAGTGAGACAGGCTCTGGTGGTTTGTGGGAAAAGGAAGATGTGGTGCAAAATAAAG CGCTGGATGTGATCATCAGGAACTGGATGTACCGTAAGGCTAAACCAGAAGAATGGGAAATGAGAGAAGAACAATTTCTGAAGCTGTAG